One window of the Lytechinus variegatus isolate NC3 chromosome 3, Lvar_3.0, whole genome shotgun sequence genome contains the following:
- the LOC121410936 gene encoding centrin-3 yields the protein MSLSLRSDFAVEKPRRRKRRELTEEQKQEIKEAFDLFDTDKDKAIDYHELKVAMKALGFEVKKADVKKVIKDYDREGTEKITFEDFNEVITDWMLERDPRDEIMKAFKLFDDDDSGKISIRNLRRVARELGENMTDDELRAMIDEFDHDGDGEINQDEFLAIMTGDT from the exons ATGAGTTTATCATTGAG atcagATTTTGCAGTGGAAAAGCCAAGAAGACGGAAGCGGAGAGAGTTAACAGAAGAacaaaaacaggaaataaaagaagCATTTGATCTCTTTGACACAGATAAAGATAAAGCCATTGATTATCATGAACTCAAG GTCGCTATGAAAGCCCTTGGGTTTGAGGTGAAGAAGGCTGATGTCAAGAAAGTGATAAAGGATTATGACAGAGAGGGAACAGAAAAGATTACTTTTGAGGATTTCAATGAAGTCA tcACAGATTGGATGTTGGAGAGAGATCCTCGTGATGAAATCATGAAAGCTTTCAAGctctttgatgatgatgactctGGGAAAATCAGCATCAGGAATCTGAGACGAGTTGCTAGGGAACTGGGAGAAAACATGACAGATGACGAACTCAGAGCTATGattgatgaatttgatcatgatggtgatggagaAA